One segment of Amycolatopsis alba DSM 44262 DNA contains the following:
- a CDS encoding GNAT family N-acetyltransferase — translation MTDFSYRWRDPVTDDEMSDLVRSHGGEPVPGWWNGVRRYSLGWVTARDNAGTLAGFVNVAWDGGDHAFLLDTKTRGTYQRRGVATAVVRLAVSHARAAGCEWLHVDFVPELRSFYFDACGFRPTEAGLIRLTGQES, via the coding sequence ATGACCGATTTCTCCTATCGCTGGCGTGACCCGGTCACCGACGACGAGATGTCCGATCTCGTCCGTTCGCACGGCGGGGAACCCGTGCCGGGCTGGTGGAACGGCGTCCGGCGGTACAGCCTCGGCTGGGTCACCGCCCGCGACAACGCCGGGACGCTGGCCGGCTTCGTGAACGTCGCCTGGGACGGCGGGGACCACGCCTTCCTGCTCGACACGAAGACCCGCGGGACATACCAGCGCCGGGGCGTCGCGACGGCCGTCGTCCGGCTGGCCGTGAGCCACGCGCGGGCGGCGGGCTGCGAATGGCTGCACGTCGACTTCGTGCCGGAACTGCGTTCGTTCTACTTCGACGCCTGCGGATTCCGGCCGACCGAAGCGGGCCTGATCCGGCTCACGGGCCAGGAATCATGA
- a CDS encoding thermonuclease family protein, whose amino-acid sequence MPMTLIKGTFQLVGASPDGDSVRFYPDDPQATKKAGLKVRLNSRGGMQLRLDAIDALETHYQARGTGGMWHQPAEFADAASANLLKALGFKSVQRDGRGTVTSSTPIKVAGHILTRFADKYGRAVAFAFAGQRPGRSADLSQVHLDVKTLKNSVNYRQIADGLVYPTFYSLLYPDLRDALAEAAVKARQDGLGLWPHDVTNSGFKLSSRRQLADELVILPKLFRRLVDYLALDETGGVSLTGFSDFLDSRNDRLFTVPDGHATEFETLVSVKRQTVNLTIEPERIVFIEA is encoded by the coding sequence ATGCCCATGACCCTGATCAAAGGTACGTTCCAGCTTGTCGGAGCCTCACCGGACGGCGATTCGGTACGGTTCTATCCCGATGATCCCCAGGCGACCAAGAAGGCGGGCCTGAAGGTCCGGCTCAATTCGCGGGGCGGGATGCAGTTGCGGCTCGACGCCATCGACGCGCTCGAAACGCATTACCAGGCCAGGGGAACCGGCGGGATGTGGCACCAGCCCGCGGAATTCGCCGACGCCGCCTCGGCGAACCTGCTGAAAGCCCTCGGCTTCAAAAGCGTCCAGCGCGACGGCCGGGGAACGGTCACTTCGTCGACCCCGATCAAGGTAGCCGGTCACATACTGACGCGATTCGCCGACAAATACGGACGAGCGGTGGCGTTCGCCTTTGCCGGGCAACGACCGGGCAGGTCGGCGGATCTTTCCCAGGTCCATCTCGACGTCAAAACGCTGAAGAACTCCGTGAACTACCGGCAGATCGCGGACGGACTCGTCTACCCGACGTTCTATTCACTGCTTTACCCCGATCTCCGTGACGCCTTGGCCGAAGCCGCCGTCAAAGCGCGCCAAGACGGGCTCGGGCTGTGGCCGCACGACGTCACGAACTCCGGGTTCAAGCTCTCCTCTCGACGGCAACTCGCCGACGAGCTGGTGATCCTGCCGAAACTGTTCCGCAGGCTCGTCGACTACCTCGCGCTCGACGAGACCGGCGGGGTATCGCTGACCGGTTTCTCCGATTTCCTCGATTCGCGCAACGACCGCCTGTTCACCGTCCCGGACGGGCACGCCACGGAATTCGAAACCCTGGTGAGCGTGAAGCGGCAGACCGTGAACCTGACGATCGAACCGGAACGGATCGTCTTCATCGAGGCCTGA
- a CDS encoding sigma factor-like helix-turn-helix DNA-binding protein has product METASKLVDAVRVLVVRYCRARIGRRTGTYDTADAVAKDSCLAILAGAAEAPALLTFAYEVTRGLVEDFHRTAAELPNPLSGLPGQQREIMVLRSLVGLSADDTALALGCSVQAVRLGQHRALTTLRPAPA; this is encoded by the coding sequence ATGGAGACAGCTTCGAAACTGGTCGACGCCGTCCGCGTCCTCGTCGTGCGCTATTGCCGCGCGCGGATCGGACGCCGGACGGGTACCTACGACACCGCTGACGCGGTCGCGAAGGACAGTTGCCTCGCGATCCTCGCGGGCGCGGCCGAGGCGCCCGCGCTGCTCACGTTCGCCTACGAGGTCACGCGGGGTCTGGTGGAGGACTTCCACCGGACCGCCGCCGAACTCCCGAATCCGCTTTCGGGGCTGCCGGGGCAGCAGCGCGAGATCATGGTGCTGCGGTCACTTGTCGGGCTTTCCGCCGACGACACCGCGCTGGCGCTCGGCTGCTCCGTGCAGGCCGTCCGGCTGGGTCAGCACCGCGCCCTGACCACGCTGCGGCCCGCCCCCGCCTGA